DNA from Longimicrobium sp.:
GGGGCTGATCGGCTTCTTCGTCAACACGCTGGTGCTGCGGACCGATCTCTCCGGCGACCCGAGCTTCCGCGAGGTGCTGCGGCGGGTGCGGGAGGTGACGCTGGGCGCGTACGAGCACCAGGAGGTGCCCTTCGAAAAGCTGGTGGCGGAGCTGAGCCCGGAGCGCAGCCTGAGCCACTCGCCGCTCTTCCAGGTGTCGTTCACGCTGGACAACGCCCAGGGTACGGGCGGCAGGCTCGGGGGGCTGGGCGTGCAGGGAGTGGGAACGGAGATCGAGATGGCAAAGTTCGATCTCTCGCTGACGCTCGCGGCGACCGCCCAGGGGCTGCGCGGCGGGCTGAACTACAGCACCGGCCTCTTCGAGCGGGGCACGGCCGAGCGGATGCTCGGCCACCTGGCGCGCGTGCTGGAGCAGGTCGCCGCCAGCGCGGACGTGCGGCTTTCGCGGCTGGAGCTGCTCGGCGAGGCGGAGCGCGCGCTCGTGCTGGATGAGTGGAACCGGACGGAGGCGGGGTACCCGGCGGACCGATGCATCCACGAGCTGTTCGAGGCGCAGGCGGAGCGGATCCCGGAGGCGGTCGCCGTCGTCCACGAAGCGGATTCGCTCACCTACCGGGCGCTGAACGAGCGGGCGAACCGGCTGGCACGCCATCTCGCCGGTCTCGGCGTGGGGCCCGAGGTGCGGGTGGGGATCTGCCTGGAGCGCGGGCTGGAGATGGTCGTCTCCCTCCTTGCCGTGCTCAAGGCCGGGGGCGCCTACGTGCCGCTGGACCCCGCGTACTCGGCCGAGCGGCTGGCGTTCCTGTCGGCCGACTCCGCCGCTTCGGTGCTGCTCACGCAGGAGAAGCTGCGCGGCCTCCTCGTCGCCGGGCCCGGCGTCCACGTCGTGGTCGAGGAGGAGGCGCGGGCGGAGATCGCGGCCGCGAGCGCGGAGAACGTGGAGAGCCGCGTCTCGCCGCGGAACCTGGCGTACCTGATCTACACCTCCGGATCGACGGGCATTCCCAAGAGCGTAGCGATCGAGCACGAGAGCGCCGTGGCGATGCTAGCGTGGGCGTGGAGCGCGTACTCCGGCGAGGAGCTGGCGGGGGTGCTGGCGTCGACGTCGATCACCTTCGACCTGTCGGTCTTCGAGCTCTTCGCGCCGCTCACCCGGGGCGGGCGGGTGATCGTGGTGGAAAACGCGCTCGCGCTGCCGCAGTCGCCGGCCGCGGACCAGGTGCGGCTCCTCGACACCGTGCCCTCCGCCGCCGCGGCGCTGCTGAAGAGCGGGGGGATCCCGTCCGGGGTGAAAACGGTGAACCTGGCGGGTGAGCCGCTCCGGGCGGAGCTGGTGGATGCGCTGTACGCGCACGGGGTGGAACGGGTCTACGACCTGTACGGTCCTTCCGAAGACACCACGTTCAGCACGTTCGCGCTCCGGCGGCCGGGAGGCCCGGTGACGATCGGACGCGTGCTGCCGAACTCGCGGGCGTACGTCGCCGATGCCGGGCTGCGGCCGGTGCCGGTGGGGGTGCCGGGCGAGCTGTACCTGGGGGGCAGGGGGGTGACGCGCGGCTACCTGGGGCGGCCGGGGCTTACGGCGGAGCGGTACCTTCCCGATCCGTTCGCGGCCGAAGCCGGCGCGCGGATGTACCGCACGGGCGACCGCGTCCGGTACAGCGCGGATCGGACGCTGGAGTACCTGGGGCGGCTGGACCACCAGGTGAAGGTGCGCGGCTTTCGCGTGGAGCCGGGCGAGATCGAGGCGGTGCTGCGCGGGCACGAAGGAGTTTCCGACTGCGTCGTGGTGGCACGCGCCGAGGCGGGCGAGCAGCGGCTGGTCGCGTACGTGGTCGGCGAAGCACGGGCCGAGGTGCTGCGCGGGCACCTGCGGCGAAGCCTGCCGGAGTACATGGTGCCGGCGGATTTCGTGGGGCTGGAGCAGCTGCCGCGGACGGCGAACGGCAAGCTGGACCGCAGGGCGCTGCCGGCACCGGAGCCGGTTTCCGCCGAAACGAGCTACGCGCCGCCGCGCCGGCCCCTGGAGGCGGCGCTGGCGGCCATCTGGGCCGAGGTGCTGGGGCGCCCCCGCGTGGGGGTGAAAGAGAACTTCTTCGACCTCGGCGGGCACTCCCTCCTGCTCGTGAAGGTGCAGGCGCGCCTCCGCGAAACGCTGGACCGGACGATCCCGATCGCCGACCTCTTCCGTTTTTCCACGGTTTCGGCGCTGGCCGAGCACCTGGGGGCCGAGGGGGAGGGCGCGGCGGGGCCGCGGGCCGGCGCGGAGGGGCGCAGGCGGCGGGGGCGCGACCGCGCCGCCGTCCGCCGGGCGCGGGCGGGACAAGGGGCGGGTGCGAGCGGGGGAGCGACACACAAGGGAGACGATTCATGAGCGATCCAATCGGGGCCGTGGCGGTGATCGGGATGGCGGGGCGCTTCCCGGGCGCGGCCGACGTGGAGCGGTTCTGGGAGAACCTGCGCGCCGGAGTGCACTCGATCACCTTCTTCGACGCGGAAGAGGGGGACACCGATCCGGCGCACGTGCGGGCCGTAGGGGTGCTGGAAGGGATCGACCGCTTCGACGCCGCCTTCTTCGGCTTCAGCCCGCGCGACGCGGAGATGCTGGACCCGCAGCAGCGCATGTTCCTGGAGGCCGCCTGGGAGGCGCTGGAGAACGCGGGGCACGTCCCGGGGAGCGAGCAGGAGGCGGTGGCGGTCTACGCCGGGGCGTCGGGGAGCAGGTACCTGGCCCAGCACCTCCTCAGCCGCCCCGACGTGGTGGAGTCGGTGGGCCACTTCGCGCTGGAGCTCCTCAACGAACGCACCTTCCTCGCCTCGCGCGCCTCCTACAAGCTGGACCTGCGCGGGGCCGCGGTGAACGTGCAGACGGCGTGCTCCACGGGGCTGGCGGCCATCCACCTGGCGTGCCAGGCGCTCGCGGCCGGCGAGTGCGACCTGGCCGTCGCGGGGGGCGTGGGGCTCAGTCTGCAGCGGGGACACCGGTACGCGCCGGGGGGGATCATGTCGCCCGACGGGTACTGCCGCGCCTTCGACACCCGCGCGGCCGGCACCGTGGGGGGGAGCGGGCTCGGGGTGGTGGTCCTGCGGCGGCTGGAAGACGCCCTGGCCGACGGCGACCCGGTGCGCGCGGTGATCCTGGGCTCGGCCATGAACAACGACGGCGCGCAGAAGGTGGGCTTCACCGCCCCCAGCGTCGAGGGACAGGCCGAGGTCGTGGAGGAGGCGCTGGCGCTGGCCGGGGTGGACCCGGAAACGATGGGGTACGTGGAGGCGCACGGGAGCGGGACCGAGCTGGGCGACCCCGTGGAGGTGGCCGCCCTCACCCGGGCGTTCGGGGAGGTGGGGCGCACGGGGTACTGCGCCCTGGGGTCGGTCAAGACCAACGTCGGCCACCTGGACGCCGCGGCGGGGGTGGCGGGGTTCGTCAAGGCGGTCCTCGCCCTGGAGCACGGCGAGATCCCCCCCAGCCTGCACTTCACCGAGCCCAACCCGCAGATCGACTTCGCCGGCTCGCCCTTCTTCGTCAACACCGGCCTCGTCCCCTTCCCGGGCGGCGGCGCCCTCCCCCGGCGCGCCGGGGTCTCCTCGCTGGGGATCGGGGGGACCAACGTGCACGTGGTGCTGGAGGAGGCGCCCCCGCGGGCGCCGTCCGCCCCGGCGCGGGCATGGCACGTCCTCCCCCTTTCCGCCCGCACCCCGGCCGCGCTCGAGGCGGCCACCGACCGGCTGGCGGCGCACCTGCGCGCCCACCCGGAGCAGGAGCTGGCGGACGTCGCCTGGACGCTGCAGACCGGGCGCAAGTCGTTCGCGCACCGCCGCACCCTGGTGGCCCGCGACGGCGAAGGCGCCGCCCGCGCGCTGGAGCAGCGCGCCCCCGGGCAGCTCTTCGACGCGGCGCCGCCGGAGGGCGGGCAGCCCGTCACCTTCGTCTTCCCCGGCCTGGGCAACCACTACCCGGGGATGGGGAAGGGCCTCTACGAGACCGAGCCCCTCTTCCGCGAAACGGTGGACCGCTGCGCCGAGATCCTCCGGCCCTGGCTGGGGATGGACCTGCGCGAGGCCCTGTACCCGGCCGACGAGCCGGCGCCGGCGGACGGCGCGCCCGCCGGGCTCGACCTGCGCGCCCTGCTGGGGCGCGCCGGCCGGGACGACGACATGGGGCTCCTGGACAGCACCCGGCTGGCCCAGCCGGCGCTCTTCGTCACCGAGTACGCCCTGGCGCGGCTCTGGTTGAGCTGGGGGGTGCGCCCCGAGGCGATGATCGGCCACTCGCTGGGCGAGTACGTGGCGGCCACGGTGGCGGGGGTCTGGTCGCTCGAAGACGCCCTGATGCTGGTGGCCGAGCGGGCCCGGCTGATCGAGGAGACGCCCCCGGGCGGGATGATGGGGCTTCCCTTTCCCAAGGAGAAGGCGGCCCCCTACCTCCGCGACGGGCTCGCGATCGGCGCCCACAACGCCTGGTGGATCAGCGTGGTCTCGGGCCCCAAGGCGGCGGTGGACGCGCTGCAGGCCGAGATGACGGCGAGCGGCGTGTCCGTGCGGCGGCTCCCCGCCAAGCACGCCTACCACTCGCCGATGATGGAGCCGGTGGCGGAGCGCCTCGCGGAGCTCCTGCGCGGGGTGCGCCTTTCCCCGCCCACCATCCCCTTCGCCTCGAACGTGACCGGCGGGTGGATCCGCCCCGAAGAGGCCACCGACCCGGAGTACTGGACGCGGCACCTGGTGCAGACGGTCCTCTTTTCCGACGGGGTGGAGACGATCGCACGCGACGGCTTCCGCCTCCTCCTGGAGGTGGGGCCCGGGAACACGGTGGGCGGGCTGGCCCTCCAGGTGGACTGCTGGGGCGACACGCCGGCTACGCTGGTGGTCGCCCTCCGCCACCGCTTCGAGAGCCACCCCGACGACGCCTACCTCCTGGGCGCGGCCGGCCGGCTCTGGGCCGCGGGGGCATCGGTGGACTGGGAGGCGGTGCATGCGCACGAGCGGCTGCGGCGCGTGGCGCTCCCCACCTACCCCTTCGAGCGTGAGCGCTACTGGGTGGAGCCGGGCTCGGGGGCTGCCCCCGGGGGCCGCGGGGGAGCGGCCGCGGAAAGGCGGTCCGGCCCGGCGGGGTGGATGTACCTCCCCGCCTGGCGGCGCTCCCCGCTCCCCGCGCAGCCCCTCGCGGAACCCGCGGAGTGGCTGGTGCTGGCGGACGGCGTGGGGATCGGCGGGCGGCTGGCCGGGCGGCTGGAAAGCCTGGGGCACACGGTGGCGGTGGCGGAGGCCGGCGACGGCTTCGCCCGTTCGGGCGACCGCGGCTACACCGTGCGCCCGGGCTCCGCCGAAGACCTGGCCGCGCTGCGCGACGCCCTGCAGGGGGCGGGGGTCCGTCCCCGCCGGGTGATCGTCCTGTGGGGGATCGACCCGGAGGGCGGGGAGGGGCCGGAGGCGTTCGCCCGGGCACACGCGCGCGGGTACGCCACCGTCGCCGCCCTGGCGGCGACCTTCGCCCGCGAGGCCAGCGAGGGGCCGTTCCGGCTCCTGGTGGCCACCGAGGGGGTGCGCGACGTGGCCGGCGGCGAGGACGTCCGCCCCGAGCGCGCGACCGTGCTGGGCGCCTGCCTGACCCTTCCGCAGGAGCTGGCGCACGTCGTCTGCCGCACGGTGGACGTACGCCCCGGCGCGCCCGGCGACGAGCGCCTGGTGGAGCAGCTCCTGGCCGAGGCCGACGCCGACGCCGCGGATACCACCGTGGCGCTCCGGGGACCGCGGCGCTGGGTGCTGCGGTACGAGGCGGCGCCTGCCGACGCGGGCGCCGCGTCCCTCCGCCCGGGGGGCGCCTACCTCGTCTCCGGGGGGATGCCCGCGGGCACCGGGGTGCTGGCCGAGCACCTGGCGGGGGTGGGGGCGCGGCTGGCCGTGGTGGTGCCCCCCTCCTTCCCGGAGCGCGAGGCGTGGGACGCCGTCCTCGCCTCCCCGGGCGGCGGGGGCGCCGCCGGCCAGACGCTGCGGGGAATCATGGCCGCCGAGGCGCGTGGCTGCACGCCCCTCGTCCTGCGCGCCGACCCGCGCGACGCCGTGGCGCTGCGCGGCGCGGTGGCGGCGGCCGTGGAGGCGTTCGGGGCGCTGCACGGCGTGGTCCACGCCACCCAGGGCGGGGGGGGCGAACCCGGCCCGCTGGCCGAGGCGCGCTCCGCCGCGGCCGGGCTGGAGCTGGCCCGCCTGACGCGCGAGCTGGCCGCGCTCGAGGAGGCGACGGCCGGGCTTCCGCTCGACTTCCTCCTCCTCCAGAACTCGATCTTTTCGGTCTTCGGCGGGTCGGGGCTGGCCGCGACCACCGCGGCGTTCGTGCTGGGCGACGCCTGGGCCGAGCGCTGCGCGGCCCAGGGGCGGCGCTGGACCAGCGTGAGCTGGGACCGCTGGGAGGAGGAAGGTAGCTCCGCGGCCATGGCCGCGGGGGCGATCCCGCGCGCCGAAGGGGTCCGGGTGTTCGAGACGCTGGCCGCCCTGGCGGGGGAGCCGCGGGTGGTGGTGTCGCCCCAGGACCTGCACGCACGCCTGGAGCGCTTCCGGACCCCGCGCCGTACCGCCTCCGCCCCGGCCGAAGGCGGCCAGGCCGCTCCGCAGGAGGGGCTGCACGCGCGCCCCAGCCTGGCGACCGAGTACCTGGAGCCCACCGGCGAGGCCGAGGAGCTCGTCGCCGGGATCTTCCGCGAGCTGCTGGGGATCCGGGAGGTCGGGACGCGCGACTCCTTCTTCGAGCTGGGCGGGCACTCCCTCCTGGGGCTGCAGGTCCTTGGCCGGGTGCGCGAGGTCTTCCAGGTGGATCTTCCCCTGCGCGCGATCTTCGAGGCTCCCACCGTCGCCGGGCTGGCCGAGCTGGTCGACGCGGCGATCCTCCTGGAGCTGGAGGAGATGAGCGACGAGGAGGCAGAGTCCGCCCTCGCGGGGGTGGGCGGCGCCCTGGACGCGGTCACCGAAGGGGTACGATGACGC
Protein-coding regions in this window:
- a CDS encoding amino acid adenylation domain-containing protein, encoding GLIGFFVNTLVLRTDLSGDPSFREVLRRVREVTLGAYEHQEVPFEKLVAELSPERSLSHSPLFQVSFTLDNAQGTGGRLGGLGVQGVGTEIEMAKFDLSLTLAATAQGLRGGLNYSTGLFERGTAERMLGHLARVLEQVAASADVRLSRLELLGEAERALVLDEWNRTEAGYPADRCIHELFEAQAERIPEAVAVVHEADSLTYRALNERANRLARHLAGLGVGPEVRVGICLERGLEMVVSLLAVLKAGGAYVPLDPAYSAERLAFLSADSAASVLLTQEKLRGLLVAGPGVHVVVEEEARAEIAAASAENVESRVSPRNLAYLIYTSGSTGIPKSVAIEHESAVAMLAWAWSAYSGEELAGVLASTSITFDLSVFELFAPLTRGGRVIVVENALALPQSPAADQVRLLDTVPSAAAALLKSGGIPSGVKTVNLAGEPLRAELVDALYAHGVERVYDLYGPSEDTTFSTFALRRPGGPVTIGRVLPNSRAYVADAGLRPVPVGVPGELYLGGRGVTRGYLGRPGLTAERYLPDPFAAEAGARMYRTGDRVRYSADRTLEYLGRLDHQVKVRGFRVEPGEIEAVLRGHEGVSDCVVVARAEAGEQRLVAYVVGEARAEVLRGHLRRSLPEYMVPADFVGLEQLPRTANGKLDRRALPAPEPVSAETSYAPPRRPLEAALAAIWAEVLGRPRVGVKENFFDLGGHSLLLVKVQARLRETLDRTIPIADLFRFSTVSALAEHLGAEGEGAAGPRAGAEGRRRRGRDRAAVRRARAGQGAGASGGATHKGDDS
- a CDS encoding type I polyketide synthase, translating into MSDPIGAVAVIGMAGRFPGAADVERFWENLRAGVHSITFFDAEEGDTDPAHVRAVGVLEGIDRFDAAFFGFSPRDAEMLDPQQRMFLEAAWEALENAGHVPGSEQEAVAVYAGASGSRYLAQHLLSRPDVVESVGHFALELLNERTFLASRASYKLDLRGAAVNVQTACSTGLAAIHLACQALAAGECDLAVAGGVGLSLQRGHRYAPGGIMSPDGYCRAFDTRAAGTVGGSGLGVVVLRRLEDALADGDPVRAVILGSAMNNDGAQKVGFTAPSVEGQAEVVEEALALAGVDPETMGYVEAHGSGTELGDPVEVAALTRAFGEVGRTGYCALGSVKTNVGHLDAAAGVAGFVKAVLALEHGEIPPSLHFTEPNPQIDFAGSPFFVNTGLVPFPGGGALPRRAGVSSLGIGGTNVHVVLEEAPPRAPSAPARAWHVLPLSARTPAALEAATDRLAAHLRAHPEQELADVAWTLQTGRKSFAHRRTLVARDGEGAARALEQRAPGQLFDAAPPEGGQPVTFVFPGLGNHYPGMGKGLYETEPLFRETVDRCAEILRPWLGMDLREALYPADEPAPADGAPAGLDLRALLGRAGRDDDMGLLDSTRLAQPALFVTEYALARLWLSWGVRPEAMIGHSLGEYVAATVAGVWSLEDALMLVAERARLIEETPPGGMMGLPFPKEKAAPYLRDGLAIGAHNAWWISVVSGPKAAVDALQAEMTASGVSVRRLPAKHAYHSPMMEPVAERLAELLRGVRLSPPTIPFASNVTGGWIRPEEATDPEYWTRHLVQTVLFSDGVETIARDGFRLLLEVGPGNTVGGLALQVDCWGDTPATLVVALRHRFESHPDDAYLLGAAGRLWAAGASVDWEAVHAHERLRRVALPTYPFERERYWVEPGSGAAPGGRGGAAAERRSGPAGWMYLPAWRRSPLPAQPLAEPAEWLVLADGVGIGGRLAGRLESLGHTVAVAEAGDGFARSGDRGYTVRPGSAEDLAALRDALQGAGVRPRRVIVLWGIDPEGGEGPEAFARAHARGYATVAALAATFAREASEGPFRLLVATEGVRDVAGGEDVRPERATVLGACLTLPQELAHVVCRTVDVRPGAPGDERLVEQLLAEADADAADTTVALRGPRRWVLRYEAAPADAGAASLRPGGAYLVSGGMPAGTGVLAEHLAGVGARLAVVVPPSFPEREAWDAVLASPGGGGAAGQTLRGIMAAEARGCTPLVLRADPRDAVALRGAVAAAVEAFGALHGVVHATQGGGGEPGPLAEARSAAAGLELARLTRELAALEEATAGLPLDFLLLQNSIFSVFGGSGLAATTAAFVLGDAWAERCAAQGRRWTSVSWDRWEEEGSSAAMAAGAIPRAEGVRVFETLAALAGEPRVVVSPQDLHARLERFRTPRRTASAPAEGGQAAPQEGLHARPSLATEYLEPTGEAEELVAGIFRELLGIREVGTRDSFFELGGHSLLGLQVLGRVREVFQVDLPLRAIFEAPTVAGLAELVDAAILLELEEMSDEEAESALAGVGGALDAVTEGVR